A region from the Drosophila ananassae strain 14024-0371.13 chromosome 2L, ASM1763931v2, whole genome shotgun sequence genome encodes:
- the LOC6501258 gene encoding uncharacterized protein LOC6501258 produces the protein MANNTNARKLVQVSEEAAPPVQMPVVVGNELFVLTQQDIRRVEDIRVLSYNRVSSNGQICPMGVAPPVNNAFSHAAIQTPLLPTCHGGTIEDLMPPKQARFLLNNEDEGKHLLASLHNVSSRPPKTVASVATQLGWCKPTEEPRVSFTLKLNAATSTGGLMTSIGCQKCSTGEKRHTSCQTQTSQSRSPTPDSTPKPAIAPNPSKKTQHACCQTLDNKAHKACNTSTSHVVWKTSSTPGSTDEADTMSDEPAGRCGCRHCKSIQVTQHPRCPADDPCTFQSTNTDPCAQYQQRLRDLCSRDEQGLHSRGSNPRSQSYSPAPVTQNSQLKLFPYKQNRYYRELQDDRRRHLKKSQDDCSMTE, from the exons ATGGCCAATAACACAAATGCAAGGAAGTTGGTACAAGTGTCCGAAGAAGCGGCACCACCTGTGCAGA TGCCCGTTGTGGTGGGCAATGAACTCTTTGTGCTCACACAGCAGGATATTCGACGGGTGGAGGACATCCGCGTCCTTAGCTACAACCGGGTGTCGAGCAATGGACAGATCTGCCCCATGGGTGTTGCTCCTCCAGTGAACAATGCATTCAGCCACGCTGCCATCCAGACGCCTCTGCTGCCAACCTGCCACGGTGGCACCATAGAGGACCTGATGCCCCCGAAACAGGCAAGGTTTCTCCTGAATAATGAGGATGAGGGGAAGCATCTGCTCGCGTCCCTGCACAATGTTTCATCCCGACCTCCGAAAACAGTGGCCAGCGTGGCCACCCAACTGGGCTGGTGCAAGCCCACGGAGGAGCCGCGTGTCAGCTTCACTCTCAAGTTAAACGCTGCCACCTCCACTGGTGGCCTGATGACCAGTATTGGCTGCCAGAAATGCTCTACGGGTGAGAAGCGCCACACCAGCTGTCAGACCCAGACCTCTCAATCTCGGAGTCCAACTCCAGATTCGACACCCAAGCCTGCTATCGCTCCAAATCCTAGCAAGAAGACGCAACACGCCTGCTGCCAGACACTGGACAACAAGGCCCATAAAGCATGCAACACCTCAACCAGCCACGTTGTTTGGAAGACCTCGTCGACGCCAGGCTCGACTGACGAAGCGGATACCATGTCGGATGAACCTGCTGGTCGGTGCGGCTGCCGGCACTGCAAGTCGATACAAGTAACGCAGCATCCCAGATGCCCCGCGGATGATCCCTGTACATTTCAATCGACCAATACCGATCCCTGTGCCCAATATCAGCAGAGGCTGAGGGACTTATGCAGTCGAGATGAACAGGGACTCCACTCGAGGGGCTCCAATCCTCGCAGCCAAAGTTACTCTCCCGCTCCCGTCACACAAAATAGCCAGCTGAAGCTCTTTCCGTACAAGCAGAATCGTTATTACAGGGAGTTGCAGGACGACCGAAGGCGGCACCTGAAGAAATCGCAGGATGACTGTAGTATGACAGAGTAG
- the LOC6499324 gene encoding ATPase family AAA domain-containing protein 3A homolog, protein MSWLLGRNRQQPQPEPAGSDGGGADPEGKTAGERSGDSQLSRAERKAMEAYRFDSSALERAADAAKTLERSKHAREALELSKMQETTRQVEYNTKVKEYEAHIEQAKVEQKRIDHEERRKTLIEETKQQQQRAQYQDQLSRKRYEDQLQQQQRVQEDNLRKQEESVQRQEAMRRQTIEHEIEMKEKNRLKLLEHELRAKARVDRENRDINLEKIRLKAQEHRTTVLEGIKTAGSVIGAGAEAMLTDWDKVLTAAGGLSLLALGVYTAKGATGVVSRYVEARIGKPTLVGETSRFAFLDALKHPLNYFKRLRAKPADALQGVVLNPKLEERLRDIAIATKNTRINRGLYRNVLMHGPPGTGKTMFAKKLAEHSGMDFAIMTGGDVAPMGKEGVTAIHKVFDWSNTSRRGLLLFVDEADAFLRKRSSEKISEDLRAALNAFLYRTSEQNPKFMLVLASNTPEQFDYAINDRLDEMVEFTLPGLEERERLLRLYFDKYVLQPAASGAKRFKLDTFDYGKTCSKMAALCEGMSGREISKLGVSWQAAVYASEEGLLTEKMVLDRCYSAAQQHKQKMAWLSDQERADHKSITGAAAPPLTLTANKL, encoded by the exons ATGTCGTGGCTTTTGGGTAGGAACCGTCAGCAGCCGCAGCCGGAACCGGCGGGCTCCGATGGAGGTGGGGCTGACCCGGAGGGCAAGACGGCCGGCGAACGTTCTGGGGACTCGCAGCTGAGCCGAGCGGAGCGGAAGGCCATGGAGGCCTACCGGTTCGACTCCTCCGCCTTAGAAAGGGCGGCGGATGCGGCCAAGACACTAGAGCGGTCAA AACATGCGCGCGAGGCTCTGGAGCTGTCCAAGATGCAGGAAACCACCCGGCAAGTGGAGTACAACACGAAGGTCAAGGAGTACGAGGCGCACATCGAACAGGCCAAGGTCGAGCAGAAGCGGATCGACCATGAGGAGCGGCGTAAGACTCTAATCGAAGAGAccaaacagcagcaacaacggGCTCAATATCAAGACCAGCTGTCTCGCAAGCGGTACGAAgatcagctgcagcagcagcaacgggTACAAGAGGACAATCTGCGCAAACAGGAAGAGAGTGTGCAGCGCCAGGAGGCGATGCGCCGTCAGACCATCGAACACGAAATCGAGATGAAGGAGAAGAACCGCCTCAAACTGCTGGAGCATGAGCTGCGGGCCAAGGCTCGCGTTGACCGCGAGAACCGGGACATCAACCTCGAAAAAATTAggttgaaagctcaagagcaCCGAACAACTGTTTTGGAAGGCATCAA AACGGCTGGTTCCGTCATTGGTGCGGGAGCGGAGGCCATGCTTACCGACTGGGACAAGGTTTTAACAGCTGCTGGAGGCCTGTCTCTTCTCGCCCTGGGCGTGTACACCGCAAAGGGCGCCACGGGCGTCGTCTCCCGATACGTCGAGGCACGCATCGGCAAGCCCACACTAGTGGGGGAGACATCCCGCTTTGCCTTCCTGGACGCTCTGAAGCACCCACTGAACTACTTCAAAAGGCTTCGGGCCAAGCCCGCCGACGCCTTGCAGGGTGTGGTGCTAAACCCAAAGCTGGAAGAGCGGTTGCGTGACATCGCTATCGCCACGAAAAATACGAGAATCAACCGCGGTCTGTACCGGAACGTATTGATGCACGGTCCACCTGGAACTGGCAAAACTATGTTCGCCAAGAAGTTGGCCGAGCATTCCGGCATGGACTTTGCGATTATGACCGGTGGCGATGTAGCACCCATGGGAAAGGAGGGCGTAACCGCTATCCACAAGGTGTTCGACTGGTCGAATACATCGCGGCGTGGCCTGTTGCTCTTCGTGGATGAAGCAGACGCTTTTCTGCGTAAGCGTTCTTCGGAAAAGATCTCCGAGGACTTGCGTGCCGCCCTAAACGCCTTTTTGTACCGTACCTCTGAGCAGAATCCCAAATTTATGTTAGTACTGGCCTCCAACACACCGGAACAGTTTGACTACGCAATCAACGATCGTCTTGACGAGATGGTGGAGTTCACACTTCCGGGCCTGGAGGAGCGTGAACGTCTGTTGCGCTTGTACTTCGATAAGTACGTTCTGCAGCCTGCAGCTTCGGGAGCCAA GCGCTTTAAACTCGACACCTTTGACTACGGTAAGACGTGCTCGAAGATGGCTGCCCTGTGCGAGGGTATGTCCGGTCGTGAAATCTCCAAGCTTGGTGTGTCTTGGCAGGCAGCCGTCTACGCCTCCGAAGAGGGTCTCCTCACAGAAAAGATGGTGCTGGACAGGTGCTACTCCGCTGCCCAGCAACATAAACAGAAG ATGGCATGGCTTTCGGATCAGGAACGGGCCGACCACAAATCCATCACTGGAGCCGCTGCTCCGCCGCTCACTCTCACTGCCAATAAATTGTGA